In Streptomyces sp. NBC_00306, a single genomic region encodes these proteins:
- a CDS encoding SRPBCC domain-containing protein — translation MDHEVFVPVPAETVRQTLRDPARVARCVTGLQQDADESAGPLSGRLKVRIANHSITYRGALRIVERDDAFTVEGDGVESRGTGSVQVTLTIRPTEAEGGTTIGFTGTSTAKGRLSELSGQSAEQAAHRMLDRFAERLATVAIEPPAGATGGGESPGPVSSDDAERLGLVDDEDATPDTRAGTQGATAETGDIAPDPLDEEEPGDEETPSTEETVFDAPVPPPSLGPLADDEFDTDLPGAADELEENDLDDLPGPPDEPMAEAAHARRTMIGRSAEEVDHAPPRGRYAPMPAPDATGVGVPLRWLAPAAALAVASAVVVGRALRRRR, via the coding sequence ATGGACCATGAGGTGTTCGTTCCGGTTCCGGCAGAGACCGTCCGACAGACGCTGAGGGACCCTGCCCGGGTCGCTCGCTGTGTCACGGGCCTCCAACAGGACGCCGACGAGTCCGCGGGCCCGCTCTCCGGCCGGCTCAAGGTCCGCATCGCCAATCACTCGATCACCTATCGCGGTGCCCTGCGCATCGTCGAGCGGGACGATGCGTTCACGGTCGAGGGCGACGGTGTGGAGTCCCGCGGTACGGGCTCGGTACAGGTGACGCTCACGATCCGCCCCACCGAGGCGGAGGGCGGCACGACGATCGGCTTCACGGGCACGTCCACGGCGAAGGGCAGACTCTCCGAGCTGTCCGGGCAGTCCGCGGAACAGGCGGCCCACCGCATGCTCGACCGGTTCGCGGAGCGTCTGGCGACCGTCGCGATCGAGCCGCCCGCCGGGGCGACCGGCGGCGGCGAGAGCCCCGGACCCGTGAGCTCTGACGATGCCGAGCGCCTCGGACTCGTGGACGACGAGGACGCGACGCCGGACACCCGCGCCGGTACGCAGGGCGCGACCGCCGAGACGGGCGACATCGCTCCCGACCCGCTCGACGAGGAGGAGCCCGGGGACGAGGAGACCCCCTCGACGGAGGAGACGGTCTTCGACGCCCCGGTGCCGCCGCCCTCGCTCGGACCGCTCGCCGACGACGAGTTCGACACGGATCTTCCCGGCGCGGCCGACGAGCTGGAGGAGAACGATCTGGACGATCTCCCCGGCCCCCCCGACGAGCCGATGGCGGAGGCCGCGCACGCCCGCCGGACGATGATCGGACGCAGCGCCGAAGAGGTCGACCACGCGCCGCCGCGCGGCCGGTACGCGCCCATGCCCGCCCCGGACGCCACCGGTGTGGGTGTGC
- a CDS encoding polyamine aminopropyltransferase — protein sequence MIDRQEQLSPPQSAVCLPVRPDAGRFLVLAAVFVCAACGLVYELELVALASYLIGDSVTQASVVLSVMVFAMGIGSLLAKRLRCRAAVGFGLLELTLALVGGCSAMVMYAAFAWIGESRVVLVTFSLAIGVLIGAEIPLLMSLIQRISRRDADGTVADLFAADYVGALVGGLAFPFLLLPWLGQLTGGLLTGAVNAIAGGSLVLWLFRRDLTPRSRGWLLVANVLVLAVLATATALVDDFERAARRAVYGDRVRVAVHTDIQEVVLTGRPSGPPDLFLDGRLRVSGRDEYRFHEALVHPAMRGPHARVLILGGGDGLAAREVLRYRSVTSVTIVELDPGVVRLARTDPALAELNDRAYRDPRTRVITEDAFGWLRSARGGYDVVIADLPDPGITPSTKLYSQEFYGLVAGVLADRGRLAVHAGPVTSRPRTYWTVDATLRAAGFGTSPYRATARASGFAAGPDRATGRAFEPYDWGLLLAAPGRTPELGLDPRAPRLRSLSRAVLAAEAWGAERTRGRDLPPSTLVHPRYTE from the coding sequence ATGATCGACCGGCAGGAGCAGTTGTCGCCGCCCCAGAGTGCGGTGTGCCTGCCCGTGCGTCCCGATGCCGGCCGGTTCCTCGTCCTGGCGGCGGTCTTCGTCTGCGCCGCCTGTGGACTGGTGTACGAGCTCGAACTGGTCGCGCTCGCCTCCTATTTGATCGGGGACTCGGTCACCCAGGCCTCCGTGGTCCTGTCCGTGATGGTCTTCGCCATGGGCATCGGCTCGCTGCTGGCCAAGCGGCTGCGCTGCCGCGCCGCGGTCGGGTTCGGACTGCTGGAGCTGACGCTCGCGCTCGTCGGCGGCTGTTCGGCGATGGTGATGTACGCGGCGTTCGCGTGGATCGGTGAGTCCCGGGTCGTGCTGGTGACCTTCTCGCTCGCCATCGGGGTGCTGATCGGCGCGGAGATCCCGCTGCTGATGTCCCTCATCCAGCGCATCTCCCGGCGGGACGCCGACGGCACGGTCGCGGACCTGTTCGCCGCCGACTATGTGGGCGCCCTCGTCGGCGGGCTCGCCTTCCCCTTCCTGCTGCTGCCCTGGCTCGGCCAGCTCACCGGCGGACTGCTCACCGGCGCGGTCAACGCGATCGCCGGCGGATCGCTCGTCCTCTGGCTCTTCCGCCGGGATCTGACCCCCCGTTCGCGCGGCTGGCTCCTCGTCGCGAACGTCCTGGTGCTCGCCGTCCTCGCCACCGCGACCGCGCTGGTCGACGACTTCGAGCGCGCCGCGCGCCGCGCGGTCTACGGCGACCGGGTGCGCGTCGCCGTGCACACCGACATCCAGGAAGTGGTGCTGACCGGCCGCCCGTCGGGGCCGCCCGACCTCTTCCTCGACGGACGGCTGCGGGTCAGCGGCCGCGACGAGTACCGCTTCCACGAGGCGCTGGTGCACCCCGCGATGCGCGGCCCGCACGCCCGGGTGCTGATCCTCGGCGGCGGCGACGGGCTCGCCGCGCGTGAGGTGCTGCGGTACCGCTCCGTCACCTCGGTGACGATCGTCGAGCTGGACCCGGGTGTCGTCCGGCTCGCCCGCACCGATCCGGCCCTGGCCGAGCTGAACGACCGCGCCTACCGTGATCCGCGGACCCGGGTGATCACCGAGGACGCCTTCGGCTGGCTGCGCTCGGCGCGCGGGGGATACGACGTGGTCATCGCCGATCTGCCCGACCCCGGCATCACCCCCAGCACCAAGCTCTACTCCCAGGAGTTCTACGGACTGGTCGCGGGGGTGCTCGCGGACCGCGGCCGGCTCGCTGTGCACGCGGGGCCCGTGACCTCGCGCCCGCGCACCTACTGGACGGTCGACGCGACCCTGCGCGCGGCGGGATTCGGCACCAGCCCCTATCGCGCCACCGCGCGGGCCTCCGGGTTCGCCGCCGGACCCGACCGGGCCACCGGCCGGGCCTTCGAGCCGTACGACTGGGGGCTTCTGCTGGCCGCGCCGGGACGCACCCCGGAGCTCGGTCTCGATCCCCGCGCGCCGCGCCTGCGTTCGCTCAGCCGGGCCGTGCTGGCCGCCGAGGCCTGGGGTGCCGAGCGCACGAGAGGCCGGGACCTGCCGCCTTCGACGCTGGTCCATCCGCGATACACGGAGTGA
- a CDS encoding pyridoxal phosphate-dependent aminotransferase, translated as MNARAPEPRPLLNRRLAEFGTTIFAEMSALALRTGSINLGQGFPDTDGPDEIREAAVRALRDGRGNQYPPGPGVPELRTAIADHQRTRYGLVHDPDTEVLVTAGATEAIAASLLALVEPGDEVVALEPYYDSYAACIAMAGGRRVPVTLRPRDGAYHLDLDELRDAVTDRTRLILLNTPHNPTGTVLSREELAEIARLAVERDLLVVTDEVYEHLVFDGEHTPIATFPGMRERTVTIGSAGKTFSFTGWKVGWVTAAPELVAAVRSAKQFLTYVSAGPFQYAVAEALRLPQTYFDGLRDDLRAKRDLLSAGLADAGFAVYRPSGTYFVTTDIRPLGEDDGFAFCRALPERCGVVAIPNAVFYDHRDQGAPFVRFAFCKRENVLQEAVTRLKELASG; from the coding sequence ATGAACGCACGCGCGCCCGAGCCCCGGCCCCTGCTCAACCGCCGTCTCGCGGAGTTCGGCACGACGATCTTCGCGGAGATGTCGGCGCTGGCCCTGCGGACCGGATCGATCAACCTCGGCCAGGGATTCCCCGACACCGACGGACCCGACGAGATCCGGGAGGCCGCGGTCCGGGCGCTGCGCGACGGGCGCGGCAACCAGTACCCGCCGGGCCCCGGCGTGCCCGAGCTGCGCACCGCGATCGCCGATCACCAGCGCACCCGGTACGGCCTGGTCCACGACCCCGACACGGAGGTACTGGTCACCGCGGGGGCGACCGAGGCCATCGCGGCCTCCCTCCTCGCGCTCGTCGAACCCGGCGACGAGGTCGTCGCGCTGGAGCCGTACTACGACTCGTACGCGGCCTGCATCGCGATGGCGGGCGGCCGCCGCGTGCCGGTGACGCTGCGGCCGCGCGACGGCGCGTACCACCTGGATCTCGACGAGCTGCGCGACGCCGTCACCGACCGGACCCGGCTGATCCTGCTGAACACGCCGCACAATCCGACCGGCACCGTGCTCAGCCGCGAGGAGCTGGCCGAGATCGCCCGGCTGGCCGTCGAGCGGGATCTGCTGGTCGTCACCGACGAGGTGTACGAGCACCTGGTGTTCGACGGCGAGCACACGCCGATCGCGACCTTCCCGGGGATGCGGGAGCGCACGGTCACCATCGGGTCGGCGGGCAAGACCTTCTCGTTCACCGGCTGGAAGGTCGGCTGGGTGACGGCCGCGCCGGAGCTCGTGGCCGCCGTGCGCTCGGCCAAACAGTTCCTGACCTATGTGTCGGCAGGGCCGTTCCAGTACGCGGTGGCCGAGGCCCTGCGGCTGCCACAGACCTACTTCGACGGGCTCCGCGACGACCTGAGGGCGAAGCGGGACCTTCTGAGCGCCGGGCTCGCGGACGCCGGCTTCGCGGTCTACCGGCCCTCCGGGACGTACTTCGTCACCACCGACATCCGGCCGCTGGGCGAGGACGACGGCTTCGCGTTCTGCCGGGCGCTGCCGGAGCGGTGCGGTGTGGTCGCGATCCCCAACGCGGTCTTCTACGACCACCGCGACCAGGGCGCGCCCTTCGTCCGGTTCGCCTTCTGCAAGCGGGAGAACGTGCTCCAGGAGGCCGTGACGCGCCTCAAGGAGCTCGCTAGCGGCTAG
- a CDS encoding DUF2617 family protein encodes MLTTLQTAYTDTRAADLAWALGLEPLPALAVLDLELGRAKLQLRLLGASHQVLLQEDGGSCSETVACMPGSSTPLPLGVAKRLGDWEYEFAARVETLSRGSFAGRAQELLALVADHPHSLAGTFPGSPHAFTAMMAQRYEGQVRWRTWHAYPQEGHLVVTRTRVGALSPARRTSPSLLEPASL; translated from the coding sequence ATGCTTACGACCCTTCAGACTGCCTACACCGATACCCGTGCCGCCGACCTCGCCTGGGCCCTGGGCCTGGAGCCACTCCCCGCCCTGGCCGTTCTCGACCTCGAACTGGGCCGGGCAAAACTGCAGTTGAGGCTGCTGGGCGCCTCCCACCAGGTGCTGCTCCAGGAAGACGGCGGCAGCTGTTCCGAGACCGTCGCCTGTATGCCCGGAAGCAGTACGCCGCTGCCGCTGGGTGTCGCCAAGAGACTCGGCGACTGGGAGTACGAGTTCGCCGCCCGCGTCGAGACGCTGTCGCGGGGCTCGTTCGCGGGCCGGGCGCAGGAACTGCTGGCCCTTGTCGCCGACCATCCCCATTCGCTGGCCGGGACGTTTCCCGGCTCACCACACGCCTTCACCGCGATGATGGCGCAGCGGTACGAGGGCCAGGTGCGGTGGCGCACCTGGCACGCCTATCCCCAGGAGGGCCACCTCGTCGTCACCCGCACACGCGTGGGCGCGCTCTCGCCCGCCCGGCGCACGTCCCCGTCCCTCCTCGAGCCCGCATCCCTCTAG